Sequence from the Burkholderia cepacia genome:
TTGCTGCCGCTGAACAGGTCGACGATGAAGATCCGCCCGCCGATGCGGCCGCAGCGCTCGACGATCAGGTCGAGCGGCGAATTGCTGACGATGCCGCCATCCCAGTACGCATGCCCGTCGAGCTTCGTCCACGGGATGCCCGGCGGCAGGCTGCCGCTCGCCAGAAGATGCTCGGGCGTCAGCCGGTCGACGTAGCTGTCGAAGATGCGCGGCTCGCCGCTCTTCACGTCGACCGCGCTGATCAAGAGGCGCGTCGGGCTCGAACCGAGCGCAGCGAAATCGACATACTTTTCGATCAGCTTCACGATCGGGCGCGCGTCGTACAGGCTCGTTCCGCGGCCGTAGAGCCAGTCGACGCAGCTCAGCGGATTCCACCAGCGCGGCGCCAGGAAATTGGGCACCCCGAACCAGAACACGTAGGCGGACACCAGCATCTGCTGCCAGCGCGGGTCGCCCGTCGACGGCAGCGGAATCGCCAGCTCGCGCCAGAACGCGTCGAGCGCGCGCGACGGCGACTTCGGATGGCTCGCGATGATCGCGCCGTTGAACGCGCCGATCGACACGGCCGACACCACGTCCGGCCGGATGCCGTGCTCGTCGAGCGCCCGCGCGACACCGCATTCGAACGCGCCGAGCGCGCCGCCGCCCTGCAGGATCAGCAGCGTCTGCACCGGCAGCCGGTCGAGCGGGAAACGGACATCCTGCAGGCGCCCACGCTCCGCCTTCAGGTCGAGCCGCATCGAGATCGCATCGGCCAGCGACGCGATGCTCGCGGGCGGCTGCGCGACCGCGAACACGGCGCGCAGCGCGTCGTCCTTCAGGTACAGCAGCGCATACGGGCCGTCGCCGAGCGTGCCGCGCTCGATCGTCTCCGTCGCGCCGCGCAGGTCGCCGAGAAAGTTGTAGGTCAGGCCGAACACGTCGCCGAAGAAGATCGACACGTCGCGATACGGCACCGGCCGCCCGGCCATGTTGTGCGCGGCGATCCTGCCCTGCCGCATCGCGTTGTCCCAGTGCTCGATGCGGCGCCGGACGCCGAACACGGGATCGGGAAAATTCGCGACGTCCCCCGCCGCGTAGATGTGCGGATCGGCACTGCGCAGGAACGCGTCGACCTCGATGCCGTCGCCGATCGGCAGGCCGCTGTCCGCGAGGAAATCGCAGTTCGGCGTCACGCCGATCGCAATGAGCGCGAGGTCGCACGGCAAGGTCGCGCCGTCGCTCGTCAGCGCCGCTTCGACGCGGCCGTCGCCGACCAGCGCGCGCAATTCGCAACCGGTTCGCACCGCGATGCCGCGCGCCGCGCAGCACGCCGCGAAGAAGCGCGACAGCACGGGCGCCTGCAGCATCGGCATCACGTCCGGCTCGCGCTCGACCAGCGTCACGTGCACGCCGCGCGCCTGCAGCGTCGCGGCGACCTCGACGCCGATGAAGCCCGCGCCCAGGATCACGACCCGCTGCGCGCGCCCGGCTTCGCGCCGCAGCGCCAGCATGTCGGCCAGCGTATGCAGGCAATGCACGCCGCCGAGCTGGAGGCCCGGCAGCGACGGCAAACGCGGCGACGTGCCGGTCGCGATCAGCAGCTTTCCGTAGTGGAATTCGCCCTGCGTGTCGGTGCGCACGATGCGCGCATGCCGATCGACGTGCGTCGCGCGCGCGCCGAGCAGCAGCGCGATCCGCTGCTGCTCGTAGAACGCCGCGTCGTGCAGGATGATGGCGGTCGCGCCATCGCCGACGTCCGGCAGTTTCGTGAGCGGCGGACGGCGATACGGCGGCACCGGCTCGCCGCACAGCATCGCGATGGTGGCCGCGTCGTCTTCGCGGCGCAGCGTCTGCACGGCCGTCGCGCACGCGACCCCGCCGCCGATCGCCAGGTAGTCGACTTCCCGCATCGCGTCCCCCGGTTGCGCCGCCGTGCGCCGGCGCGTGAACGAGGCGCGGCGTCAGAGCGACGCGCGTGTGCCCGTCGCGTACCGCCGTTCGTGCAGCTTCTGGCAATAGGCGCAGCGCTCCGCGGTCGGCCGCGCGAGCAGGCGCTCGTAGTCGACGGGCGTGTCGCAGTCCACACAATCGCCGTAGCTGCCGTCACGCATCCGCTGCAATGCGCGCGCGACCGCGCGCAATTCCGCCAGCTTCATGCCGATCAGCGCATGATCGACGTCGACGAACAGATCGGCGTTCGCTTCGTCGCCCTCGTCGGGCGCGGCGCCAGCCAGGTCCGCATACGACTCCGACGCGCGCTGGTGCTCGCTCGCGCGAATCTCCGCGCGCAGCGTCTGCTCGCACTCGGTCAATCGTCGATGCAGGGTTTGCCATTCGCGTTCGTCGAGCGCCATCGTCGTTCTCCTTGTTCGGGTTCCGCCTGTCCGCTTCAGCGTCCGATCGCAAGCATCGCCGGACGCTACGCTTCCGACGCAGCATAAACCCAATGCGCTGGCGCGTGTTGACCGACCTCACGCAAAGCGGGAGCGGGCCTCGTTCGCAAAAAGCGGGGACCGACGCGAAATCGTTTCGCATTGGCGTGCTGCGCTGCGTGCGGCGAGCCGCCGGACTTCGCGGCTCGCGCCCTGCACGCCCGTCGACGGATGGCGGGACGTGTCGACGCCGATGCGCGCCAGCAGGCCGCATCCCTGCGGCGTCAGCGCCGGATGCGGCGCTTCGCCCGGCGCATCGGAGACGAGTTCGACGAACGACTGCGCGACGAGCGCATCGAAATCGGGACTGAAGCAATCGACATGCTGCGGTGCGTGCGCGACCAGCAGCAGCGTGGAAAATTCGTGCGGGGTCAGCATCTTGACGAGCTCCTCGTGACGAATGTCGCGCCGTGCCTTCTGGCACGAAAGTGACGGCGCGAACCGTGCTGCGCAGTTTGACGGGAATGATTCCCGCGGAACAGTGAGTGATTTCCACGACATCGGAATGGCCGACGATATGCTTGTCGCCGTGCAGGTTTCAACCCGCATTCGACAAGCGTGATGCGTGTCGCAAGACGGACATGCGACCGCATCAGGCACGCTAACGTTTGCGATTTCCGCTCGGACCGTCACGCCATTGCCTGCGTTCCAGTTCGTCGAGACGATCGCCCAGCATCTGCGCCAGCATTGCCGCGCGGCTGCCCGCACGCACCCGCGCGCGGATCGCGTCGAGGCGCGCGCGCCAATACGCGGGGCGCATCACCGAGGTCGAGGCGACCGGCCGGTCGCGGACATCGACGCGGGACAGCTCGTCGATCATCGCCGCGATATGCCGCAATTCGCGCTCGTCCTCGTCGTTGCATGCCATCGTCGGCTCCGGTGTCGACGCGCGAGTTTCGTCGTCGCGATCGCGCGTCCTTGCCCCTGCGAGTGTAGGAACTTCGTTTGACGGAAGTCTGACCGACAATCGTCAACCCGATGACAGGCGAAGCGCAATCGTCTGACGCACCGCGGCTTGAGATCGATCAATCCCCTGCATAAAGCTGCGCCGTAGAGTGGGACGACCGGGACAGATCGCACGCGCCCTTTGCTCGACACGTGGGAGGCAGCCATGGTTTTCGGCGTCATCATCTGGGTCGCGCTCGCGGCCCTCTTTCCGACGATGGTCGTGCCGACGATCCAGCACGCCGTCGCGCCGTCCAGCATGTCCGTCGCGCCGGATGCGCAGCCGAAGGAGACTGCTCCCGGCGCACCGCATGCCGACGCATCGGCGTCGTCCGGCTGACAGCCGCGCGCATCGTCCGCGCGGGCTTCCGATTTCATTGCCATGGACTGCCAACGAATCGGGATTCGCTCGGCGTTCATTCGCCGCGGCGCACGATGCCGAGCAGCGCGTGAGCGGATGCCCGCCAGCTGAAGCTGCGCGCATGCTCGATGCCGCGCGCGCGCAGGCGTGCGCGCAGCCCGGCGTCGTCCATCACACGCGCGATCGTCGCGGCGATGTCGGCTGCGTCGTATGCGTCGCAGAACAGCGCCGCGCCGCCGCACACTTCCGGCAACGCGCCCTCGCGCGAGACGATCACGGGGCAGCCGCTGCGCATCGCCTCGAGCGGCGGCAGGCCGAAGCCTTCGTAAAGCGACGGGAACACGAAACAGCCGGCCGCTTCATACAGCGCCTTCAGCTCGCCGTCGGTCACGTATCCCGCCCAGGTCACGTGCGGATCGTCGGCACACGGTGCGGCGCTCGCGTCGCCGAAGATCTTCGCGTTCGCGCCGCCGGCAATCACGAAGCGCATCGCCGGATGCGACCGACGCAACCGCCCGATCGCTT
This genomic interval carries:
- a CDS encoding FAD-dependent oxidoreductase, translating into MREVDYLAIGGGVACATAVQTLRREDDAATIAMLCGEPVPPYRRPPLTKLPDVGDGATAIILHDAAFYEQQRIALLLGARATHVDRHARIVRTDTQGEFHYGKLLIATGTSPRLPSLPGLQLGGVHCLHTLADMLALRREAGRAQRVVILGAGFIGVEVAATLQARGVHVTLVEREPDVMPMLQAPVLSRFFAACCAARGIAVRTGCELRALVGDGRVEAALTSDGATLPCDLALIAIGVTPNCDFLADSGLPIGDGIEVDAFLRSADPHIYAAGDVANFPDPVFGVRRRIEHWDNAMRQGRIAAHNMAGRPVPYRDVSIFFGDVFGLTYNFLGDLRGATETIERGTLGDGPYALLYLKDDALRAVFAVAQPPASIASLADAISMRLDLKAERGRLQDVRFPLDRLPVQTLLILQGGGALGAFECGVARALDEHGIRPDVVSAVSIGAFNGAIIASHPKSPSRALDAFWRELAIPLPSTGDPRWQQMLVSAYVFWFGVPNFLAPRWWNPLSCVDWLYGRGTSLYDARPIVKLIEKYVDFAALGSSPTRLLISAVDVKSGEPRIFDSYVDRLTPEHLLASGSLPPGIPWTKLDGHAYWDGGIVSNSPLDLIVERCGRIGGRIFIVDLFSGSKRMPENLVEVMLRREEISYMDRVRSDLRFEEYANDFSDLVGNIMTHVDEPAASMIRQLPLYIRLMGNRAPIRVERIALQRTGPVSFVTDYDFSATTIAELQARGHAAAVKALADRDAA
- a CDS encoding TraR/DksA family transcriptional regulator, whose product is MALDEREWQTLHRRLTECEQTLRAEIRASEHQRASESYADLAGAAPDEGDEANADLFVDVDHALIGMKLAELRAVARALQRMRDGSYGDCVDCDTPVDYERLLARPTAERCAYCQKLHERRYATGTRASL